The following coding sequences are from one Triticum dicoccoides isolate Atlit2015 ecotype Zavitan chromosome 4A, WEW_v2.0, whole genome shotgun sequence window:
- the LOC119285698 gene encoding probable serine/threonine-protein kinase At1g54610, giving the protein MGCVHGRPSAVPTPDRPPPEPKPEQAPPQEGDKGDQPAPVPAPTDKPARKERRSRSSRSVAEARLGGSFGNRARGEQVAAGWPAWLSAVAGEAIDGWTPRRADSFEKIDKIGQGTYSNVYKARDTVSGKIVALKKVRFDNLEPESVRFMAREILILRRLDHPSVIKIDGLVTSRMSCSLYLVFEYMEHDLAGLVASPDIKFTEPQVKCYMNQLLSGLEHCHDRGVLHRDIKGSNLLLDNNGMLKIADFGLASFFDPSHKQPMTSRVVTLWYRPPELLLGATDYGVGVDLWSAGCILAELLAGRPIMPGRTEVEQLHKIFKLCGSPTEEYWKKSKLPHATIFKPQQPYKRRIMDTFKDFPQSALRLIETLLAIDPADRLTASSALRSDFFTTEPYACKPSSLPKYAPSKEMDAKQRDEEARRSRAAGGRPNGDGTSKARTRDRPRGAPAPEANAELQVNIDKRRIVSHANAKSKSEKFPPPHQDGAVGFPLGSSNQMDPLYEPPDPTSFSTVFSHEKSSVPTWSGPLVNSSAVGNQKWKHKSSRSSKQLSTARAR; this is encoded by the exons ATGGGCTGCGTCCACGGCCGCCCCTCCGCCGTTCCTACTCCCGACCGCCCGCCTCCCGAGCCGAAGCCCGAGCAGGCGCCGCCGCAAGAGGGCGACAAGGGCGACCAGCCTGCCCCAGTCCCGGCCCCGACCGATAAGCCCGCCAGGAAGGAGAGGCGGTCCCGGTCGTCGCGCTCGGTGGCCGAGGCCCGCCTCGGCGGCAGCTTTGGCAACAGGGCACGCGGGGAGCAGGTCGCCGCCGGCTGGCCCGCCTGGCTCTCCGCCGTCGCGGGCGAGGCCATCGACGGCTGGACCCCGCGTCGCGCCGACTCTTTCGAGAAGATCGACAAG ATCGGGCAGGGCACGTACAGCAATGTGTACAAGGCGCGGGATACCGTGAGCGGCAAGATCGTGGCGCTCAAGAAGGTGCGCTtcgacaacctcgagcccgagaGCGTTCGCTTCATGGCCCGCGAGATCCTCATCCTCCGCCGCCTCGACCACCCCAGCGTCATCAAGATCGATGGCCTCGTCACCTCTCGCATGTCCTGCAGCCTCTACCTCGTCTTCGAGTACATGGAGCACGACCTCGCCGGGCTGGTCGCCAGCCCGGATATTAAGTTCACCGAGCCACAG GTTAAGTGCTATATGAACCAGCTGTTGTCGGGGCTGGAGCACTGCCATGACCGCGGGGTGCTGCACCGTGATATTAAGGGGTCGAATCTGCTTTTGGATAACAATGGCATGTTGAAGATTGCAGATTTTGGTCTGGCGTCATTCTTTGATCCGAGTCATAAGCAACCGATGACAAGCAGGGTTGTGACACTATGGTACCGCCCACCAGAGTTGCTTTTGGGCGCGACCGATTATGGGGTGGGCGTGGACCTATGGAGCGCGGGGTGTATACTCGCCGAGTTGTTGGCTGGGAGGCCTATTATGCCAGGCCGAACTGAG GTGGAACAGCTGCACAAAATTTTTAAGCTGTGTGGCTCCCCCACAGAAGAATATTGGAAAAAGTCGAAGTTGCCTCATGCAACGATATTTAAGCCTCAGCAGCCATACAAAAGACGAATAATGGATACATTCAAAGATTTTCCACAATCCGCACTGCGGTTGATTGAAACACTACTTGCAATTGATCCAGCTGATCGTTTGACAGCGTCCTCTGCATTAAGAAGTGAT TTCTTTACCACTGAACCTTATGCATGCAAACCATCGAGTCTCCCAAAATATGCCCCAAGCAAAGAAATGGATGCAAAGCAAAGAGATGAAGAAGCCAGACG TTCAAGAGCTGCTGGCGGTAGACCTAATGGTGATGGAACTAGCAAGGCAAGGACACGTGACCGGCCTAGGGGAGCTCCAGCTCCAGAGGCAAATGCTGAGCTTCAAGTAAATATTGAT AAAAGGAGGATAGTAAGTCATGCAAATGCGAAAAGCAAGAGTGAAAAGTTTCCTCCCCCGCATCAGGATGGTGCAGTTGGTTTCCCTTTGGGTTCTTCAAATCAAATGGACCCACTGTATGAACCCCCAGACCCAACTTCCTTCAGCACTGTGTTTTCTCATGAGAAAAGCTCCGTGCCTACTTGGTCTGGACCATTGGTCAATTCTTCCGCAGTTGGGAACCAAAAGTGGAAACACAAGTCCAGCCGCTCATCAAAACAACTGTCCACTGCCCGTGCTCGGTAA